A region from the Lemur catta isolate mLemCat1 chromosome 7, mLemCat1.pri, whole genome shotgun sequence genome encodes:
- the LOC123642128 gene encoding olfactory receptor 5M8 has protein sequence MKRNFTSVTEFILLGLTNRLELQIFFFVLFLAVYMVTVAGNLGMIVLIQVNVRLHTPMYFFLSHLSFADLCFSSNVTPKMLEIFLSEKKTISYPACLVQCYLFIALAHVEMYILAVMAFDRYMAICNPLLYGSKMSKSVCTSLITVPYVYGALTGLMETMWTYNLAFCGPNKINHFYCADPPLIKLACSDTYNKKTSMFVVAGCNLSFSLFIILISYLYIFSAILRIRSTEGRRKAFSTCGSHLTAVTVFYATLFFMYLRPPSNESVEQGKMVAVFYTTVIPMLNPMIYSLRNKDVKEALIKVLSQKK, from the coding sequence atgaaaagaaactttACCTCAGTGACTGAGTTCATCCTCCTGGGATTGACCAATCGCCTGGAATTGCAGATTTTCTTCTTCGTGTTGTTTCTGGCAGTTTACATGGTCACAGTGGCTGGGAACCTTGGCATGATTGTCCTCATCCAGGTCAATGTCCGGCTCCACACGCCCATGTACTTTTTCCTGAGTCATTTATCCTTTGCGGATCTGTGCTTCTCTTCCAATGTGACCCCAAAGATGCTGGAGATTTTCCTTTCAGAGAAGAAAACCATTTCCTATCCTGCTTGTCTAGTGCAGTGTTACCTTTTCATTGCCTTGGCCCATGTGGAGATGTATATCCTGGCTGTGATGGCCTTTGATCGGTACATGGCCATCTGCAACCCTCTGCTTTATGGCAGCAAAATGTCCAAGAGTGTGTGCACATCCCTCATCACGGTGCCTTATGTGTATGGAGCACTCACTGGCCTGATGGAGACCATGTGGACCTACAACCTAGCCTTCTGTGGCCCCAACAAAATTAACCACTTCTACTGTGCTGACCCACCACTGATTAAGCTGGCTTGTTCTGATACCTACAACAAGAAAACATCAATGTTTGTTGTGGCTGGATGCaacctttcattttctctcttcatcaTACTTATTTCctacctttatattttttctgctaTCTTGAGGATCCGCTCCACAGAAGGCAGACGCAAAGCTTTCTCTACCTGTGGTTCCCATCTGACAGCTGTCACTGTATTCTATGCAACTCTTTTTTTCATGTATCTCAGACCCCCCTCAAATGAATCTGTGGAGCAGGGAAAAATGGTTGCTGTATTTTATACCACAGTGATCCCCATGTTGAACCCCATGATTTATAGCCTtagaaataaagatgtaaaagAAGCATTAATCAAAGTGCtgtcacagaaaaaataa
- the LOC123642127 gene encoding olfactory receptor 5M3-like: MLNFTDVTEFILLGLTTRPELQLLFFLVFLVVYIITLIGNIGMIILIRISPQLNSPMYFFLSHLSFADVWFSSNVTPKMLENLVSETKTISYPGCIVQCFFFIAFVHVEVFILAVMAFDRYMAIGNPLLYGSRMSRTVCIRLISFPYVYGFFISLISTLWTHGLYFCGNIEINHFYCADPALIKMACAGTFIKEYTMRTLAGLNFSYSLLVIIVSYIFILIAILRMRSAEGRKKAFSTCGSHLTAVTIFYGTLFFMYLRSPTEESVEQGKMVAVFYTTVIPMLNPMIYSLRNKDVKEAMSKAIGRAFSTK, translated from the coding sequence ATGCTCAATTTTACTGATGTGACAGAATTTATTCTTTTGGGGTTAACTACTCGTCCTGAATTAcaactccttttctttttggttttcttggtGGTCTACATTATCACCTTGATTGGGAACATTGGCATGATCATATTAATCAGGATCAGTCCCCAGCTCAACAGCCCCATGTATTTTTTCCTCAGTCACTTGTCTTTTGCAGATGTGTGGTTCTCCTCTAATGTCACCCctaaaatgttggaaaatctgGTATCTGAGACCAAAACCATTTCCTATCCTGGATGTATAGTGCAGTGCTTTTTCTTCATTGCCTTTGTCCACGTAGAAGTCTTCATCCTTGCTGTGATGGCCTTTGACAGATACATGGCAATTGGCAACCCTCTACTTTATGGCAGCAGAATGTCAAGAACTGTCTGTATTCGACTGATCTCTTTCCCTTACGTTTATGGCTTTTTTATTAGTTTGATCTCAACACTGTGGACCCACGGGTTGTACTTCTGTGGGAACATTGAGATCAACCATTTCTACTGTGCAGACCCAGCTCTCATCAAAATGGCCTGCGCGGGGACCTTCATTAAAGAATACACCATGCGCACACTGGCAGGTCTCAACTTCTCTTACTCCTTATTGGTCATTATTGTCTCCTACATATTTATCCTTATTGCCATCCTAAGAATGCGCTcagcagaaggaagaaagaaagcctTTTCCACATGTGGGTCCCACTTGACAGCTGTCACCATATTTTATGGAACACTCTTCTTCATGTATCTTAGAAGCCCCACTGAGGAGTCCGTGGAGCAGGGGAAAATGGTGGCTGTTTTCTACACCACGGTCATTCCTATGTTGAACCCCATGATCTACAGTCTCAGGAACAAGGATGTGAAGGAGGCCATGAGCAAAGCAATTGGTAGAGCATTTTCaactaaataa